One genomic region from Frateuria soli encodes:
- a CDS encoding oligopeptide:H+ symporter has protein sequence MSATTHDPRGRVPRQIGFIIGNEGCERFSFYGMRNILTPFLISSLLAYMPEAERTLAAKDVFHSFVIGVYFFPLLGGWIADRFFGKYHTVLWMSLVYCLGHACLAVFEDHRVGFFIGLGLIALGAGGIKPLVASFVGDQFDQSNKLMAKVVFDAFYWIINFGSFFASLLMPIFLRQFGAAVAFGIPGALMFVATVVFWLGRHQYVMVPPAPPEQDAFSRVVLTALLSHRPGQARPGLWVAGAGVLVALASSGLIPSLGFVIAACIALVAAIAGIGGGAWMQMDRARGAHPDAAVEGARNVLRVLVIFALTTPFFSLFDQKASTWVVQGGRMSMPDWFHPAQMQALNPMLVMLLIPFNNLVLYPLLRRLGYAPTALRRMTAGIAFSGLAWIVVGGLQLALDGGDALSIAWQVLPYALLTFGEVLVSATGLEFAYSQAPASMKGVVMSFWNLTTTIGNLWVLLANAAVRNDAVTDSIARTGLSTVAFQMFFFAAFALLAALAFGLYARRYRERDYYRAA, from the coding sequence ATGAGCGCCACCACCCACGACCCGCGCGGCCGCGTGCCGCGGCAGATCGGTTTCATCATCGGCAACGAGGGATGCGAGCGCTTCTCCTTCTACGGGATGCGCAACATCCTCACGCCGTTCCTGATCAGCAGCCTGCTGGCCTACATGCCCGAGGCCGAGCGCACGCTGGCGGCCAAGGACGTGTTCCACAGCTTCGTCATCGGCGTGTATTTCTTCCCGCTGCTGGGTGGCTGGATCGCCGACCGCTTCTTCGGCAAGTACCACACGGTGCTGTGGATGAGCCTGGTCTATTGCCTTGGCCATGCCTGCCTGGCGGTGTTCGAGGATCATCGCGTGGGCTTCTTCATCGGCCTGGGGCTCATCGCGCTGGGCGCCGGCGGCATCAAGCCGCTGGTCGCGTCGTTCGTGGGCGACCAGTTCGACCAGTCGAACAAGCTCATGGCCAAGGTGGTGTTCGATGCCTTCTACTGGATCATCAACTTCGGTTCGTTCTTCGCCTCGCTGCTGATGCCGATCTTCCTGCGCCAGTTCGGCGCGGCGGTGGCGTTCGGCATTCCCGGCGCGCTCATGTTCGTCGCCACGGTGGTGTTCTGGCTGGGACGGCACCAGTACGTGATGGTGCCGCCGGCGCCGCCGGAGCAGGACGCGTTCTCGCGGGTCGTGCTTACGGCGCTGCTAAGCCACCGGCCGGGGCAGGCGCGGCCCGGGTTGTGGGTGGCGGGTGCCGGCGTGCTCGTGGCGCTGGCCTCCTCCGGATTGATCCCGAGCCTGGGTTTCGTCATTGCCGCCTGCATCGCGCTGGTCGCGGCGATCGCCGGCATCGGTGGCGGTGCATGGATGCAGATGGACCGCGCCCGCGGCGCGCACCCGGATGCGGCGGTGGAGGGCGCACGCAACGTGCTGCGTGTGCTGGTGATCTTCGCGCTGACCACGCCGTTCTTCTCGCTGTTCGACCAGAAGGCATCGACCTGGGTGGTGCAGGGCGGGCGCATGAGCATGCCGGACTGGTTCCATCCGGCGCAGATGCAGGCGCTCAACCCGATGCTGGTGATGCTGCTGATCCCCTTCAACAACCTGGTGCTTTATCCGCTACTGCGGCGGCTGGGGTATGCGCCCACCGCGCTGCGCCGCATGACCGCGGGCATCGCCTTCAGCGGCCTGGCGTGGATCGTGGTCGGCGGACTGCAGCTGGCGCTCGACGGGGGCGATGCACTTTCCATCGCGTGGCAGGTGCTGCCGTATGCCTTGCTCACCTTCGGCGAGGTGCTCGTCTCGGCGACCGGACTGGAGTTCGCCTACAGCCAGGCGCCGGCCTCCATGAAGGGCGTGGTGATGAGTTTCTGGAACCTCACCACCACGATCGGCAACCTGTGGGTACTGCTCGCGAATGCCGCCGTGCGCAACGACGCGGTGACCGATTCGATCGCGCGCACCGGGTTGAGCACGGTGGCGTTCCAGATGTTCTTCTTTGCCGCGTTCGCGCTGTTGGCGGCGCTGGCGTTCGGCTTGTACGCGCGTCGTTACCGCGAGCGGGATTATTACCGGGCGGCGTGA